CATATAAAAATACTCAATAGTAGAGGAATAAAATGTGTTATTGTATCCTTAGGAGCCGGAGGTTCTTTAATTAGTTTTAATAAAAAAATATATAAAGTATTTATTCCAAAGGTAAAAGCAGTAAATCCTGTAGGTTCAGGGGATTCTCTAGTTGGGGGCTTTGCTGTTGGACTTCACAGAAATTATGATATAGAAAAAATTATAGCATTGGCTTCAGCCTGTGGAACAGCAAATGCTATGATAAAAGAAACAGGATGGGTTGAATTAAATACGGTTAAAGATATTATGGACAAAGTAAAAATAGAAAAGTACTGAATATAAAAAGTGCATTCTTAAAAGGAATAGCACTTTTTATATTTATATTGTTTAAGCTATAAAGTAATTATTTTCATATTGTTGAAATAGAAACAAAAATTTAATATAATATTGTTAATGTGCCAACGGAGGGGAGGACATGCCATGAACAAAGAAGAACAGGTAATAATGGGCTTTAGGGATGTATTAAATAAGATGTCTTGGCTTAATAAGGTTAAGATGGAAGAAGAACTTAAGGGATATAAGCCTTCTGAGGTTCATTGTATTGAATACATTGCAAAAAATGCAGATTCAAATGTGACAAAACTTGCGGAGTCTTTTTATATGACAAGAAGTGCTATAAGTAAAATAGCTAGAAAGTTAATGGAAAAAGGTTTTATAGAAAGCTATCAGAAACCAGATAACAAGAAAGAAATTTATTTTAGACTTACCCAAAAAGGGAAAGAGATTAACAAAACTCATGAAAAATTGCACAAAGAGTTTAGGGAAAGAGATAAAACTGTATTTGAACATATAACCGAAGAACAATTTGATAGTATGCTTAATTTTGTGGAAAAGTATAGTAAGCATTTGGATGAAGAAATAAAAAAACAAGGGATAGATAATAGATCTGAATAAAAAATATAACTAAAGGCAGCTTATCACTAAAGGTGAAAGGGCTGCATTTTTATTATTTTTTGTTTTGTTGACAAGGAAACAAAACTGTGTTAGAGTAAATATGTTTCCGGGGAAACAAAATATCTTTGAGAGGAGAATCTAAATGTTCAAATTTAAATCACATAATAAACAAAGCATAGAACAAACTGTGGATAAAAAATCTTTAATATTTGGTTTAATGTCTGTGTTTCTTTGTTCAATAGGCTTTAGTATCATAATACCTATTGTACCATTTTTAGTACAACCTTATATAAGCAATACAAACAATCAAGCCCTAGTCGTTACAATGCTGACTTCTGTTTATGCAGTTTGTATGTTCTTTTCAGCCCCTGGACTTGGAGCTTTAAGCGATAGATATGGACGACGTCCAGTACTTTTAGTATGTCTTTTGGGTTCCACAGTTGGATACTTAGTTTTTGGTATAGGAGGAGCTCTATGGATACTATTTGCAGGACGTATAATAGATGGTATAACAGGCGGAAATATAAGCACTATCTTTGCATATTTTGCAGATATTACGCCTAGGGAAAAGAGAACGAAATATTTTGGATGGGTTAGTGCAGTTGCAGGTTTAGGAACTGTAACTGGACCTACTCTAGGTGGATTACTTGCTAAGTTTGGTTATTCCATGCCTATGTATTTTGCAGCAATAATAACTTTATTAAATTTTATTTATGGATTTTTTTTCATGCCTGAAAGCCTTGATAAAAATAGGAGACTAGAAAAAATAACGTTTGTAAGACTGAATCCACTTACACAGCTTATAAGCGTACTTTCTATGAAAAACTTAAAAAGACTACTTATCGCAGCGTTATTACTTTGGATCCCCAACGGATCCTTACAGGCAATTTTTTCACAATTTACAATAGATACTTTTAGTTTAAAGCCTGTATTAATCGGACTTGTTCTATCAATTATGGGGTTTCAGGACATTATCTCACAAGGATTTATAATGCAAAGGCTTTTGATAAAACTTAGCGATGCACAGATAGCAATTTTAGGAATGATTTCTGAGATTATAGGTTATAGTCTTATTGCAGCATCGGCTTTGTTTTCATTTTATCCTTTATTTATTGTAGGAATGTTTATATTTGGTTTCGGAGATTCAATTTTTGGACCTTCCTTTAATGGAATGCTTTCTAAGTCTGGTGATGCTAGTGAACAAGGAAGGATTCAAGGAGGTAGTCAATCTATTCAAGCTTTGTCAAGAATAGTTGGACCTATTATTGGTGGACAAATTTATGTATCAATTGGTCATGCTGCGCCTGCTTTTATGGGTGTGATTCTTATAGCTGCTGCAATAATAGTTTTGTATAAATGATGCCTAAAGAATATAACAAATATAGTAAATATTGGGAGTATATCGTGATAAATGCAAAGTTTAGTGCATATTTGTGTATAATTGAGGTTACATTTTTTTATTCTTTAGTATAGAATAATATATATGTCTTATTCTATTCTTGGAGGATTAAATATGTTAAAAGAAGAAAGATTACAGAAAATATTAGATATGGTAGATGAAAATAATATAATAAAAATAACTGATATAAATGAAAAACTTGGAGTAACGGAGATAACTATAAGAAGAGATTTGAAAATACTTGAAGAAAGAGGTTTCATTAAGAGAATATATGGTGGAGCAAAGAAAGTACAGAAATCTGCCAAAGATAATTTTAAGGAACTTTCAAGTAATGAAAAAAGAAAAATAAATATAGAGTTAAAGAAGCATATAGCTAAGATTGCGGCTGGTATGGTAGAAGAGAATGATATAATTTACATAGGACCGGGAACTACTAATGAACTTATATATGATTATATAAATGTCTCATATGCTAAGGTAATAACAAATTCAATGCCAGTGTTTTTAAGATTTAAGGATGATAGTAGATTTGAAGTTATACTAGTAGGTGGAAGATATAGAAAGAGAACAGACGTATTTGTTGGAAGTTTTACAAACGATATATTAAAGAGTATGAGGGTTAAAACTGCTTTTGTGGGCACTAATGGAATTTGCGATAACAATATAACTACTTCAAATGAAGAAGAGGGAGCTTGTCAAAAAATCATATTAGATAATGCCATGGAAAAATATGTACTATCAGACAGTACAAAAATTGGAAAAGAAGATTTCTTTGGTTTTTACAATTTGGAGGATATAACTGCGATTATTACAGATGAGGGTATTTCAGAGGACTTAAAAGAAAAGTATCAAAAGAGAGTTAAGATAATAAACTAAATGTGTAGTGCTAGATTTAGGAGAGAACGTAGCTAAATCTAGCACTATAATTATTTACACTACTAATTTAATTACTAAAGGTATTACTACAATGGAAAGTACAGTAGTTATAAAAATATGTTTTAAAGCTACATTCTCATCACTCCCATATTGAAGGCTCATAACAGCTGCATTAGAGGCTGCAGGCATTGCTTCGAGTACAACAATTACGCCTATAACTATTTGATCAGCATTTAATAATTTTAATACTACAAAGGTTATGGCTGGTACAATTAAAAGCTTAACCACAGTCAGCATATAAACTAGCTTGTCTTTAAACAAATCTCCAATATTAATGTCAGCTAACATTATTCCAACAATTATCATTGATAAAGGAGAGGTCATTGAACCAATTGAACTAATAGTTGATATTACCAAAGTAGGAAGTTTTACATTGAAAATAAATAAAATAAAACCAATAATAGTAGCTATAATTGCAGGATTGATGACTGCACGTTTTAACTCTTTAAAAGAATTGTCTTTGGAATTTTTTAAAACCATTATTCCATAACTAAACATAAAAAGATTTAAAATTATACCGAATATAGCACAATAAAAGACTCCTTTTGCACCATAAATACTTTTTAGAACCGGATATCCCATAAAACCTGAGTTGGAAAAAACAGTTAAAAATTTCGACACACCTTTTTTAGAATCAGTAACCTTTGTATAGGCTAGTTTAGAAAAAATAATTAAAACTACATGAATTATTAGGGCATATAACAAAATGTTTTCAGCAGAAGTTAATACTGACTTTGAAAATTTTATTGTTAAAAAAGAGTTTATTACTAATAATGGAAGTGTTATTTTTAATAATAAATTACTTAACCCTACATTTAATTTCTTGTCGATATATCCCATTTTTGAAGCGTAAATACCTACAAGAATCATTAAGAATAACATAAATACTTGATTTAATACGTCACTATTCAAAACTTTCACCTCGATTAATTTTCAAACCATAGCAGGGTTATAAAGCTCCAAAATAAATAGAGCTTATAAAATTAAATACTATTTTTTCTTTTCTTAAGTTATTGGTAGAATTTAAGTTGCTATGTAAATAATATTTTATAATTTCTTTTCTTAATTTAATTTTATCATATAATAACTGCATTTCTTTATTAAATTAAAAAAAATATGTTTGAAATTCGTTGTAAACGTTAATTGAAAATATGGTTATATTAATTATTACAAAATACAATTATTAGTGTTTTTAATATGAAATCACAATGAAATGATAAATAAAACTTATTATTATATGTAAATTATGAGATCAATTCATAAAGATTTTCAATATAAAAAAAGGCATCCATTAAATATAGATGCCGCAATTTATTTGATTATTGAATTTCAAGGTACTCATCATAAGTACATTTTCTATCAATTATTCCATCGTCAGTAATTTCTATAATCCTATTTGCTATAGTTTGAATAAATTCGTGGTCATGAGATGTAAATATCAAATTACTTTTATATGTTGTTAAACCATTATTTAAAGCTGTTATAGATTCTAAGTCAAGATGGTTTGTTGGTTGGTCAAACATTAAAAAGTTTGCATTTGTAAGCATTGTTTTTGCTAGCATACATCTTACCTTTTCTCCTCCAGAAAGAACGCTTGCCTTTTTTAGAGCTTCTTCTCCTGAAAATAACATCCTACCTAAAAAGCCTCTTATATAGGTTTCTGTTTTTTCTTCTGAATATTGACGAAGCCAATCAACTAAGCTTAAATCACAATCATTGAAGTATTCAGAGTTATCCTTTGGAAAATAAGCGTTTGTTATTGTTATTCCCCATTTAAAGCTTCCACTATCTGGCTCCATTTCACCTGAAAGTATTTTAAATAAAGTAGTCTCCGCTATTTCATTTCCTCCAACTAATGCTATTTTATCGTCTTTAGAAACTATAAAGCTTACATTATTTAAAACTTTTTCTCCATCAATTGTTTTTGAAAGATTTTCAACAGTTAAAATGTCATTTCCAGGTTCTCTTTCTGGTTTAAATGCAATAAAAGGATATTTTCTATTTGATGGTTTAATGTCTTCAAGGTTTAATTTATCAAGCATTTTCTTACGTGAAGTAGCTTGCTTGGATTTTGAAGCGTTAGCGCTAAATCTAGCTATAAAGTCTTTTAACTCTTTAATTTTTTCTTCTTTTTTCTTGTTTTGATCTTTTGCCATTTCAAGGGCAAGAGTACTTGATTTATACCAGAAATCATAGTTTCCAACATAAAGGGTTATTTTACCGTAATCTACATCAGCAATCATAGTACAAACTT
The Clostridium felsineum DSM 794 DNA segment above includes these coding regions:
- a CDS encoding ABC-F family ATP-binding cassette domain-containing protein — translated: MLTVNNVSLRYGGRKLFEDVNLKFTPGNCYGIIGANGAGKSTFLKILSGEIEPNTGDVSVDSNTRISVLKQDHFGYDEYEVLETVIMGNERLYAIMKEKDALYAKPDFSEEDGIKASNLEGEFAELNGWEAESEAATLLQGLGIPTELHSKKMSDLTGGEKVKVLLAQALFGNPGILLLDEPTNHLDIKSIAWLEEFLIDFEGTVIVVSHDRHFLNKVCTMIADVDYGKITLYVGNYDFWYKSSTLALEMAKDQNKKKEEKIKELKDFIARFSANASKSKQATSRKKMLDKLNLEDIKPSNRKYPFIAFKPEREPGNDILTVENLSKTIDGEKVLNNVSFIVSKDDKIALVGGNEIAETTLFKILSGEMEPDSGSFKWGITITNAYFPKDNSEYFNDCDLSLVDWLRQYSEEKTETYIRGFLGRMLFSGEEALKKASVLSGGEKVRCMLAKTMLTNANFLMFDQPTNHLDLESITALNNGLTTYKSNLIFTSHDHEFIQTIANRIIEITDDGIIDRKCTYDEYLEIQ
- a CDS encoding MarR family transcriptional regulator, with the translated sequence MNKEEQVIMGFRDVLNKMSWLNKVKMEEELKGYKPSEVHCIEYIAKNADSNVTKLAESFYMTRSAISKIARKLMEKGFIESYQKPDNKKEIYFRLTQKGKEINKTHEKLHKEFRERDKTVFEHITEEQFDSMLNFVEKYSKHLDEEIKKQGIDNRSE
- a CDS encoding AEC family transporter, which translates into the protein MNSDVLNQVFMLFLMILVGIYASKMGYIDKKLNVGLSNLLLKITLPLLVINSFLTIKFSKSVLTSAENILLYALIIHVVLIIFSKLAYTKVTDSKKGVSKFLTVFSNSGFMGYPVLKSIYGAKGVFYCAIFGIILNLFMFSYGIMVLKNSKDNSFKELKRAVINPAIIATIIGFILFIFNVKLPTLVISTISSIGSMTSPLSMIIVGIMLADINIGDLFKDKLVYMLTVVKLLIVPAITFVVLKLLNADQIVIGVIVVLEAMPAASNAAVMSLQYGSDENVALKHIFITTVLSIVVIPLVIKLVV
- a CDS encoding DeoR/GlpR family DNA-binding transcription regulator, whose product is MLKEERLQKILDMVDENNIIKITDINEKLGVTEITIRRDLKILEERGFIKRIYGGAKKVQKSAKDNFKELSSNEKRKINIELKKHIAKIAAGMVEENDIIYIGPGTTNELIYDYINVSYAKVITNSMPVFLRFKDDSRFEVILVGGRYRKRTDVFVGSFTNDILKSMRVKTAFVGTNGICDNNITTSNEEEGACQKIILDNAMEKYVLSDSTKIGKEDFFGFYNLEDITAIITDEGISEDLKEKYQKRVKIIN
- a CDS encoding MFS transporter, whose translation is MFKFKSHNKQSIEQTVDKKSLIFGLMSVFLCSIGFSIIIPIVPFLVQPYISNTNNQALVVTMLTSVYAVCMFFSAPGLGALSDRYGRRPVLLVCLLGSTVGYLVFGIGGALWILFAGRIIDGITGGNISTIFAYFADITPREKRTKYFGWVSAVAGLGTVTGPTLGGLLAKFGYSMPMYFAAIITLLNFIYGFFFMPESLDKNRRLEKITFVRLNPLTQLISVLSMKNLKRLLIAALLLWIPNGSLQAIFSQFTIDTFSLKPVLIGLVLSIMGFQDIISQGFIMQRLLIKLSDAQIAILGMISEIIGYSLIAASALFSFYPLFIVGMFIFGFGDSIFGPSFNGMLSKSGDASEQGRIQGGSQSIQALSRIVGPIIGGQIYVSIGHAAPAFMGVILIAAAIIVLYK